Within Deinococcus metalli, the genomic segment CATGCCGGCCCCAGTCGCCCAGCAAAACGGGCAGAGTATCGAACTCGGTTGACCCCTCAGCCAGCAGGGCGGCCCCGTACTCGACTGAGATATGACGGCGCAGTTCGTGCCAGGCGTGGGGATCGACCTCGTGACACGCGGGCACCGCCAGGATCAGCAGGGGGTGGAAGCGCAGGGGCGGCATGGGTCAGAGTACGGCAGATGAATAGGCATGTCACGTGACATGATGCTAAGTATGCTGCGCGGCACGCTTTGCCCCGCTTATGGTTCAGCACCTTCATGACAGAATTGAGGTCAGGAACCGACTGGAGAAAGGCTGGGAAGCTTTCGGCCATCTTGCGATGCGGCAATCACTGCCTTGCTGCACCAGGGCACCGCCTGATCACACTGAGCCAGCCATGCACGCTCGTCACGCTCTCCTGGCCCAAACGGACGCAAATGGACACGGCGGTGTGGGTGGGCAAAAGACGGGTGTCAGCAGCCGAGTACGAAGAGCCTAAGCGTGATTCACCTGCTCAACACGGCTTCCATCCCACCCGATCCGCCACTCCCCGTGCCGGCAGAGATATGCGGCGCGTTCAGGACGCTGCCTTCGCTAGATTGGGTGCAGTATCCTGAGGGGGCACCTTGCCAACCATTTACGACAACATTGACAAGCACCTGCTGCCCGAACTCCAGGCCACCCTGACCCAGGCGCAAGGTGCGGATTTCAGCATCGGGTACTTCAATCTCCGGGGCTGGCGGGCGCTCGCGTGTCAGGTTGAGGCGTGGGCAGGGGGATCGGTCTGCCGAATTCTGATTGGGATGCAGCGCCCCGACCGCGAGAACTTGGAAACACTGTTCGGCCTGCGAGGTGACGAACCAGTCGACCGAGCCAGGCTGCTTCAGGCGCGGCGGGAGCTGATCGAGGACTTCAGGAGGCAGCTCACTGTTGGGCTGCCCAAGACCGCCGACGAGACGGCCCTTCGTGACTTGATCCGCCATATTCGGCAAGGCAAAGTGCAGGTCAAGCTGTTTCTGCGCCATCCTCTCCACGCCAAGCTGTATCTGGTGCGGCGGGCCGATCACAAGGCCCCGCTTATCGGATACGTGGGCAGCTCGAACCTGACCTTCTCCGGCCTGAGTGGGCAGGGAGAGCTCAACCTGGACGTGGTGGAGCAGGACGCCGCCCTAAAGCTGGAAGCATGGTTCGCCGACCGCTGGGCTGACCGCTTCTGCATAGAGTTGACGGACGAACTCCTGAATATCTTGGAAGAAAGCTGGGCCTCAACGGAACTGCGCTCGCCGTACCACATCTACCTGAAGGTGGCCTACCACCTCTCGCGGGAAGCGCGGGCAGGCATCGCAGAGTTTCAGTTGCCGCGCAACTTTCCCACTCCTCTCTTTGAATTTCAGACTGCTGCGGTCAAGATCGCCGCGCATCACCTGGTCAACCGGGGCGGCGTGATGATTGGGGACGTGGTCGGCCTGGGCAAGACCATGATGGCGAGCGCGCTGATCCGCACGATGGAGGATCAATACTTCGACACCCTGATCCTCTGCCCGGTCAACCTGGTGCCGATGTGGGAGCAGTACCGCCGGGACTACGGCCTGCGAGCCGAGGTCATGGCCCAGAGCCAGGCCCGCAGCAAGTTGCCCGACCTGCGCCGCTACCGCCTCGTGGTCATTGATGAAAGCCACAACCTGCGCAACCGCGAGGGCAAGACCTACGCGGCCATTCGGGACTACATCGCCCGCAACGACAGCCACGTGGTGCTGCTGACCGCCACGCCCTACAACAAGACGTACTTGGATCTGTCCAGCCAGCTCCGGCTGTTTCTTCCTGAAGAACGCGACATCGGCATCCGCCCGGAAGCCTACCTGCGCACCATCTCCGACGGCGAGATCGGGTTCGTCCGCAAGCACCAGTGCGCTGTGCGTTCCATCCGCGCGTTCGAGCACAGTGACTCCGCAGACGACTGGCGTGACCTGATGCGGCTGTTCCTGGTGCGCCGCACCCGGACGTTCATCCAGAACAACTACACCGAGTTCGACGAGGCCCGGCAGCGTTCCTACCTGGCCTATCCCAGTGGACAGCGGTACTACTTCCCAGTGCGCAAGCCCCGTACGCTGGCTTTCCCGGTCGATGACCAATATGCCTCGCTGTACAGCACGCACGTGGTGGACGTGATCGATGGTCTGCGCCTGCCCCGCTACGGCCTGGGCAACTACGTCACCCCGCTGCTAGAACATAGCCCCAGCGCCGCAGAACTGAATACGCTCAAAGACCTCTCGCGGGCGGGAGAGCGGCTCAAGGGATTCGTCCGAACCAACTTCTTCAAGCGACTGGAGAGCAGCGGCTTCGCCTTCCTGCAATCCGTCGAGCGACATATCCGCCGCAATGGGGTGCTGCTCCATGCCCTGGCCAATGGCCTGCCCGTGCCGGTGGGATCACAGGACGCAGCCCTGCTGGATTCCATCGATGAGGACGAGAGTAGCGTCGTCATTGATGTGGTCGATGCCGACGACACTGCTCGGCTGAGCGACGAGGGGACGCAGGTCAGCTACGGCGACGTGTACCAGATGTTCTCCGGTCAGTACCACACCCGCTTCAAGTGGCTGCCCGCCTCACTGTTCACGCCTGCCCTGAGCGAGGATCTTCAGGCCGACAACGCCGCGCTGCAGGAGATCCTGGCTGCTGCCGGCCGCTGGCAGGCGCAGGCGGACGCAAAACTGACGACGCTGCACAACCTCCTCACCGGGCAGCACGGCCAGGACAAGGTGCTGATCTTCACGCAGTTTGCCGACACGGCCCGCTACCTGGAACGGGAACTGACAGGCCGTGGGGTGGGCAAGCTGGCCTCGGTCACTGGTGAGAGCCGCAGTCCCACGGAACTGGCCCGCCGCTTTGCCCCGCAAGGACAGCGCGTTCAGGACGAACTGCGCGTGCTGATCGCCACTGACGTCCTGTCGGAAGGCCAGAACCTCCAGGACGCCTTCGTGGTGGTGAACTATGACCTGCCCTGGGCGATCATCCGCCTGATTCAGCGCGCAGGGCGCGTTGACCGCATCGGGCAGCAGTCGGATACCGTCCACGCCTACTCGTTCATTCCTTCTGACGGTGTGGAGAAGTTGATTGGCCTGCGGGCCCGCGTCAGCAGCCGCCTGCGGGATGCCGGGCAGGTGGTGGGCGGCGACGAGGCCTTCTTCGACGACGAGGAGGCGGCCAGCGACCTCCGTGATCTGTATAACGAGAAGGCCGGGATACTGGACGAGGCGGGCGACGGCGAGGTCGATCTGGCGAGCGAGGCGTACCAGATTTGGAAGAACGCTACTGACGCTGATCCTGGTCTGCTCCACCTGATTCCGAAGCTGCCGAGCGTGGTGTACGCGACCCGCGCCCATACGGCCACGCCCACCCAGCCCGGTGGGGCCCTGGTGTACCTGCGTACGCCGCAGGGCAACGACGCACTGGCCTGGCTGGACGAACACGGGGGCAGCGTCACGGAGAGCCAAATTGCCATCCTGCGGGCAGCAGCCTGTCATCCGGCCACACCCGCCCTGCCGCCCCTGCCCAACCATCACGAGCTGGTGGAACGCGCGGCCCGCCGGGTGGTCGAGGAAGAAGCCTCTGGCAGCGCCGGGGCACTGGGCACCCCCGGCAGCACCCGCCGCAAGCTGTACGAGCGCCTCAAGCACATTCAGGACACCCGCGAGGGGTCGCTGTTCACCGACCCGGAGCTGAAGACGGTGCTGGAAGACCTGCTAGCCGCGCCCCTTCAGGAGAGCGCCCGCAACACCCTCGGCGGTCACTTCCGCACCCGCATTGGCGATGATGCGCTGATCCGGCTGGTGGTGCAGCTTCAGCAGGAAGGCCGCCTGACCGTTCCCACTGATGACCTTCGCCATTCCGAGCCGGAGATTCTCTGCTCTCTGGGCCTGACCCCGATGTAACGCATTTTGGCAATCTGCTGCACCCCACCTCTTCCCAGCCCGGAGACTCCATGACCGATCAAGCCCCGACCCCGCAGGCCCTGCGCAAAGCGCTGCAAGCCCCTGACCCACGTCCCCTCTTTGAGGAACTTGGCTGGGACAACCCCAACAGTGGCCCGATCAGTGAGGAGGCCGACGGACAGCCCTTCACCTTCACGCCGGTGGCCCGCAAGGTCAACTTCGTGGTGTACCGCGCCAGCCCCGCCGAAGGGGGGAAGATTCCCGGCAGGGACGTGATCCGCAAGCTGGAGCGCAAGCTGGATGCCAAGGCGGCCGAACGGCTGGTGATCTACAGCACGGCAAGCGGAGAACAGGCCCTCTGGGTGCGGCACAAGAAGGAGCAGGGCAAAGCGGCCAGCCTCTACACCGTCGAGTACAAGCGCGGCCTGCGCAACGAGGCCCTGGTTCACTACCTGAAGAGCCTGTACGTCAGTCTGGACGAGGATCTGGACGGCCTCACCACCATTGATGTGGCCCGTAAGGCAAGCAACATCGAGATTGAGAAGGTTACCAAGAAGTTCTACAAAGAGTTCGACCGGGTCAGGAAAGCGTTCGTGACTCAGATCGACGGCGTCGCGGGGGATGATCGGGAGCATTACGCGGGCCTGACGCTCAACCGCCTCATGTTCGTGTACTTCATCCAGAAAAAGGAATATCTGGATGGCGATACCAGCTACCTGCAAAACCGCCTGAAAAGAGTGCAGGCGCAGCGTGGCAGCGGGCAGTTCCAGAGCTTTTACCGGGCGTTCCTGCTGCGGCTGTTTCACGAAGGTCTGGGAGCGCTACCGCACGATGCCGGGCTGACCGCCCTGATCGGTAAGGTGCCCTACCTGAACGGCGGCCTGTTCGAAGAGCACCGGATCGAGCAGGAAAACACCACCATCGAAATTCCCGATCAGGCCTTCGAGAAGGTCTTCGCCTTCTTCGACGGCTGGCGCTGGACGATTGATGAGAGCGCCCGGGCCGAGGCCGATGAGGCCGGCAAGCCCGAGATCAACCCGGACGTGCTGGGTTACATCTTCGAGCAGTACATCAACAACAAGCAGATGGGCGCGTACTACACCAAAGAAGACATCACCGAATACATCAGCAAGAACACCATCCTCCCCTTCGTGCTCGAACGTACCCGCGAGAACTGCCGGGTGGCCTTCGAAGGTGAGCATACGGTCTGGGACTTATTGAGGGAAAACCCTGACCGCTACATCCATGCCGCCGTTCGTAAGGGCAGCGAGTACGAACTGCCCGATCACATCAAAGCGGGCCTCGACCCCGACCAACCCGACCTGCTGGAAAAGCGCAAGGCATGGAACAGGAAAGCGGACGAGGAGTACGCCCTGCCCACCGAAATCTGGCGGGAAGTGGTGGCCCGGCACACCCGTTACGCCGAAGTACGCGGCAAATTGGAACGCGGTGAAGTGCACAGCGTCTCCGACCTGATCACGCTGAACCTGGACATCATCACCTTTGCGCAGGATGTGATCCGCTACGCCGAGGGGCCAGAACTGATCCGCGCCCTCTGGAAAGCCATCACGACGGTCACCGTGCTCGATCCCACCTGCGGGAGCGGCGCGTTCCTATTCGCTGCCGCAGGCATCCTGGCCCCGCTGTACCACCAGTGTCTGGATAGCATGACATCACAGGTGGTGGCCCTGCCCGAAGGCGACAAGAGGCTGCCCGATTTCCGCGAGGTGCTGGCCGAGCAGGCGCAGCACGACCGGCAGTACTACGTGCTCAAGCAGATCATCATCCGCAACCTGTACGGCGTGGACATCATGGCCGAGGCGGTAGAAATCGCCAAGCTGCGCCTGTTCCTGAAGCTGATGGCCTTCAGCCAGAAGGACGACCGCAAGCCCAACCTGGGCCTGGAGCCCCTGCCCGACATCGACTTCAACATCCGCGCAGGCAATACGCTGGTGGGCTACGCCACGCGAGACGAGGCCGAAAAAGCAGTGACTGGTCGATTGCTGGGCACCAGCGGCATTACCTGGGAGCAGATCGAGGAAAAAGCCGGGGACATTGACCGGCTGGAACAGATGTTCCGCGAGCAGCAACTCAGCCACGGCGGACAGGTGACGCCGGAAGACAAGCGGGAACTGCGCCGCCGCCTGGGCGAACTGGAAACCCTGCTAAACGGTTACCTGGCCGCCGATTACGGTATTGACGAGAAAAAGAAGCCGGGCAGCTTTGAGGCTTGGCGTGAGAACCATCAGCCCTTCCACTGGTTTATTGAATTTCACAACGTGATGAGCCGGGGCGGGTTCGATAGCGTAATCGGGAATCCACCCTATGTGGAATACGCGCAAGTGCGACGGCAATACACGATTGACAACTATAAAACCGGAGAATCCGGCAATCTATACGCATTTACTTTTGAAAGATGTATAAAAATAACACGTGATGGCGGACTGGTCGGTTTAGTTGTGCCACATTCAATAGCAGCCACGTACAGAATGGAAGAGTTACAGAAATTAGTGTTAAGCAAAAATATGGTTCATTTCTCTTTCTTCAGCCGCCGCCCCGGTAAATTGTTTAACGGCGCCGATCAGTGTGTTTCAATCGTTATCATGGAAAATAGCATTGGTGACAAAAAAATATCTACCACAGATTATTATAGATGGTACACTGAGGCAAGAGATTATATCTTTGAAAATCTTGCATACGAAACTGTAGACATAGAAGAAATTTACAAAAAGTATAAGGCCGTTCCAAAATTACAGAACAGTGATGCAAGAACTGTACTTGAAAAAATATCATCTCATGCGCCAATGTCTCTCACAATGAGCGGAGACAACGGAAACTTTTATGCGCATAGAATAGCGAGGTATTTTATCAAATCGACATGCTACATACCATTTTTTAGAAACGAAAAAGATGGTATCAAAAGATCGGACGATTACAAGCAATATAAAGCTGATAGCAGTAAATCGGCGCGCATAATGTCCGCGATAGTAAATTCTAGCCTATTCTATCTATATTGGAGAATGATGTATGACGGATATCATTGCGGAAAGGAGAATATTGAAAGCTTCCCAATAAGCATAAGAAATTTAAGCGACTATCAGAGGGATCTATTATTTGAAGCGTCGGAAGAAATAGACGCTTCCTATCAGAGAAATTCAAAACGAAAGAAGGTTGTTTACAAGTCAACAGGAGAAGTGGAATACGACGAGTTTGAAGCGAAGAAATCCAAGGAATCTTTTGATAAGGTTGATTTCATTCTCGCGAATGTTTATAACTTCTCCACCGGTGAACTTGACTACATCATCAACTACGACATCAAATACCGCCTTGGCGCGGATGCCGAGGGCGAAGATTGACGCTCTCCCTGCCTCCCCACCCCCTGACCGGCATTCTCTGCTCCCGTGCTTGCCCGGCGTCGCTGATCTTGCGGGCGCATGACTTGGCGCGTGCCTGGGCCGGTGCGGGCATGGGCGTGGTAGGCGGCCTCCAATCGCCCTTCGAAGCGGAAATGCTGCATGGCTACGAGACGCTGTTGGTAGTGCTGGCGCGCGGGCCAGGGGGCCGGGCACCACGCGAGTGGCGGGCGGCGCAGGCGGAGGGGCGGCTGACCATCGTGTCTCCCTTTGCCGAAATGGTCAAACGGCCTGACCGGGGGCACGCCGAGGTACGCAACCGGATGGTGGCCGATCTGGCGGCACGAATGCTGATCCAGCACGCGGCAATAGCCAGCCGCTCGGTACTGCTGGCCCTGGATTGGCTGGGCGCGAACCGCAAAGTCTGGACACTGGCACACGAGGCGAACGCGGGTCTGCTGAAAGCGGGGGCGCAGGTCTGGAACGAGACGGCGGACGCAACGAGTCTCACATGACGAAAACCGTACGGGAGGATTCAACATGACGGAACACGCAGCAA encodes:
- a CDS encoding Eco57I restriction-modification methylase domain-containing protein, encoding MTDQAPTPQALRKALQAPDPRPLFEELGWDNPNSGPISEEADGQPFTFTPVARKVNFVVYRASPAEGGKIPGRDVIRKLERKLDAKAAERLVIYSTASGEQALWVRHKKEQGKAASLYTVEYKRGLRNEALVHYLKSLYVSLDEDLDGLTTIDVARKASNIEIEKVTKKFYKEFDRVRKAFVTQIDGVAGDDREHYAGLTLNRLMFVYFIQKKEYLDGDTSYLQNRLKRVQAQRGSGQFQSFYRAFLLRLFHEGLGALPHDAGLTALIGKVPYLNGGLFEEHRIEQENTTIEIPDQAFEKVFAFFDGWRWTIDESARAEADEAGKPEINPDVLGYIFEQYINNKQMGAYYTKEDITEYISKNTILPFVLERTRENCRVAFEGEHTVWDLLRENPDRYIHAAVRKGSEYELPDHIKAGLDPDQPDLLEKRKAWNRKADEEYALPTEIWREVVARHTRYAEVRGKLERGEVHSVSDLITLNLDIITFAQDVIRYAEGPELIRALWKAITTVTVLDPTCGSGAFLFAAAGILAPLYHQCLDSMTSQVVALPEGDKRLPDFREVLAEQAQHDRQYYVLKQIIIRNLYGVDIMAEAVEIAKLRLFLKLMAFSQKDDRKPNLGLEPLPDIDFNIRAGNTLVGYATRDEAEKAVTGRLLGTSGITWEQIEEKAGDIDRLEQMFREQQLSHGGQVTPEDKRELRRRLGELETLLNGYLAADYGIDEKKKPGSFEAWRENHQPFHWFIEFHNVMSRGGFDSVIGNPPYVEYAQVRRQYTIDNYKTGESGNLYAFTFERCIKITRDGGLVGLVVPHSIAATYRMEELQKLVLSKNMVHFSFFSRRPGKLFNGADQCVSIVIMENSIGDKKISTTDYYRWYTEARDYIFENLAYETVDIEEIYKKYKAVPKLQNSDARTVLEKISSHAPMSLTMSGDNGNFYAHRIARYFIKSTCYIPFFRNEKDGIKRSDDYKQYKADSSKSARIMSAIVNSSLFYLYWRMMYDGYHCGKENIESFPISIRNLSDYQRDLLFEASEEIDASYQRNSKRKKVVYKSTGEVEYDEFEAKKSKESFDKVDFILANVYNFSTGELDYIINYDIKYRLGADAEGED
- a CDS encoding helicase-related protein; translated protein: MPTIYDNIDKHLLPELQATLTQAQGADFSIGYFNLRGWRALACQVEAWAGGSVCRILIGMQRPDRENLETLFGLRGDEPVDRARLLQARRELIEDFRRQLTVGLPKTADETALRDLIRHIRQGKVQVKLFLRHPLHAKLYLVRRADHKAPLIGYVGSSNLTFSGLSGQGELNLDVVEQDAALKLEAWFADRWADRFCIELTDELLNILEESWASTELRSPYHIYLKVAYHLSREARAGIAEFQLPRNFPTPLFEFQTAAVKIAAHHLVNRGGVMIGDVVGLGKTMMASALIRTMEDQYFDTLILCPVNLVPMWEQYRRDYGLRAEVMAQSQARSKLPDLRRYRLVVIDESHNLRNREGKTYAAIRDYIARNDSHVVLLTATPYNKTYLDLSSQLRLFLPEERDIGIRPEAYLRTISDGEIGFVRKHQCAVRSIRAFEHSDSADDWRDLMRLFLVRRTRTFIQNNYTEFDEARQRSYLAYPSGQRYYFPVRKPRTLAFPVDDQYASLYSTHVVDVIDGLRLPRYGLGNYVTPLLEHSPSAAELNTLKDLSRAGERLKGFVRTNFFKRLESSGFAFLQSVERHIRRNGVLLHALANGLPVPVGSQDAALLDSIDEDESSVVIDVVDADDTARLSDEGTQVSYGDVYQMFSGQYHTRFKWLPASLFTPALSEDLQADNAALQEILAAAGRWQAQADAKLTTLHNLLTGQHGQDKVLIFTQFADTARYLERELTGRGVGKLASVTGESRSPTELARRFAPQGQRVQDELRVLIATDVLSEGQNLQDAFVVVNYDLPWAIIRLIQRAGRVDRIGQQSDTVHAYSFIPSDGVEKLIGLRARVSSRLRDAGQVVGGDEAFFDDEEAASDLRDLYNEKAGILDEAGDGEVDLASEAYQIWKNATDADPGLLHLIPKLPSVVYATRAHTATPTQPGGALVYLRTPQGNDALAWLDEHGGSVTESQIAILRAAACHPATPALPPLPNHHELVERAARRVVEEEASGSAGALGTPGSTRRKLYERLKHIQDTREGSLFTDPELKTVLEDLLAAPLQESARNTLGGHFRTRIGDDALIRLVVQLQQEGRLTVPTDDLRHSEPEILCSLGLTPM